One stretch of Streptomyces sp. NBC_00443 DNA includes these proteins:
- a CDS encoding extracellular solute-binding protein, producing MGRPDLNRRQLLATAGGLAVAGSFGFAALGTGADALASSARTRVRYWNLFQGGDGTNQVAMVDAFRKAHPDVAVKDSTLTWGGPYYTKLAMAAAGNRAPDLAVMHQGRIPGFAPGRLLDPWDVGLLAEYGVRDADFNPVLWRRGIVDGELYALPLDIHVQLNFYRKDVCEKAGLLDSDGRLPAAGSPDEWFEILAAAKGQLKKGQQTLGLHASDQNFAWWFFVSFYQQLGGSYFDEDQAQVTFDTDKATQVLEFLRRNVTEGYVTVGEADGEAFIAGSPFTWEGNWSVPYFNGEKIEYGAQPLPPVFGTPATHVESHAFVLPHQADRGGAPNEGAYELAAYMVSHATTWANGGHVPAYLPTFKDPGYLGLTPQNEYSGPAMEHPATEPHIWFAGSTGILATRLGPVIASSTLGSAQPDAAARRMKSLLHQLLTAKNPMTGLTAARELKGAGA from the coding sequence ATGGGACGACCTGACCTCAATCGCAGGCAACTTCTGGCCACCGCAGGCGGATTGGCGGTGGCCGGCAGCTTCGGGTTCGCGGCGCTCGGGACGGGCGCGGACGCGCTCGCGTCCAGTGCCCGTACCCGGGTGCGCTACTGGAACCTCTTCCAGGGCGGCGACGGCACCAACCAGGTCGCGATGGTGGACGCCTTCCGCAAGGCGCACCCGGACGTCGCCGTCAAGGACTCCACCCTCACCTGGGGCGGCCCCTACTACACCAAGCTCGCCATGGCCGCCGCAGGCAACCGCGCGCCGGACCTCGCGGTGATGCACCAGGGCCGTATCCCCGGCTTCGCGCCGGGCCGCCTGCTCGACCCCTGGGACGTGGGTCTGCTCGCCGAGTACGGCGTACGGGACGCCGACTTCAACCCCGTGCTGTGGCGCCGCGGCATCGTCGACGGCGAGTTGTACGCCCTGCCCCTCGACATCCACGTCCAGCTGAACTTCTACCGCAAGGACGTGTGCGAGAAGGCCGGCCTGCTGGACTCCGACGGCCGCCTCCCCGCCGCCGGGTCCCCCGACGAGTGGTTCGAGATCCTCGCGGCGGCCAAGGGACAGCTGAAGAAGGGGCAGCAGACCCTCGGGCTGCACGCCAGCGACCAGAACTTCGCCTGGTGGTTCTTCGTCTCCTTCTACCAGCAGCTCGGCGGCTCCTACTTCGACGAAGACCAGGCCCAGGTCACCTTCGACACCGACAAGGCCACCCAGGTCCTGGAGTTCCTGCGCAGGAACGTCACCGAGGGCTACGTCACCGTCGGCGAGGCGGACGGCGAGGCCTTCATCGCCGGATCGCCCTTCACCTGGGAGGGCAACTGGTCGGTGCCCTACTTCAACGGCGAGAAGATCGAGTACGGCGCCCAGCCCCTGCCCCCGGTCTTCGGCACCCCGGCCACCCACGTCGAGTCGCACGCCTTCGTCCTGCCCCACCAGGCCGACCGCGGCGGCGCCCCGAACGAAGGCGCCTACGAACTCGCCGCCTACATGGTCTCCCACGCCACCACCTGGGCGAACGGCGGACACGTACCCGCCTATCTGCCCACCTTCAAGGACCCCGGCTACCTCGGACTCACCCCGCAGAACGAGTACTCCGGGCCCGCCATGGAACACCCGGCCACCGAACCCCACATCTGGTTCGCGGGCTCCACGGGCATCCTCGCCACCCGCCTCGGCCCGGTCATCGCCTCGTCCACCCTGGGCTCGGCGCAGCCCGACGCGGCGGCCCGCCGGATGAAGTCCCTCCTGCACCAACTGCTCACGGCCAAGAACCCCATGACCGGCCTGACGGCAGCCCGGGAACTGAAGGGAGCGGGCGCATGA
- a CDS encoding intradiol ring-cleavage dioxygenase yields MTDASRKTPTAIGRRTVLIATGATAVSLVVAAAPEDPTAEAADPAPVAAAAVCTLTKEMTEGPYYLDGQLVRADVSEDKTGIPLELTLTVVDDSTCAPLNSALVEIWHCDALGEYSGFVGNNGHDEPDNGTFLRGGVLTASDGVARITSVYPGWYRGRCVHIHVKVHTDVTLTDDGSFTGGQELHTGQLFFDETITTRVAALAVYAANTVPRTTLAQDGIYDDGGAASGLLTLTALGSSPSAGYAGALTLGVES; encoded by the coding sequence ATGACAGACGCTTCGAGGAAAACCCCCACCGCGATCGGGCGCCGCACCGTGCTGATCGCCACCGGCGCCACGGCCGTATCGCTGGTCGTCGCCGCCGCGCCTGAAGACCCCACAGCCGAGGCGGCCGACCCGGCCCCCGTCGCCGCCGCGGCCGTCTGCACGCTCACGAAGGAGATGACCGAAGGCCCCTACTACCTGGACGGACAGCTCGTCCGGGCCGACGTCAGCGAGGACAAGACCGGCATCCCGCTGGAGCTCACGCTCACCGTCGTCGACGACAGCACCTGCGCGCCGCTGAACAGCGCCCTGGTGGAGATCTGGCACTGCGACGCCCTCGGCGAGTACTCCGGCTTCGTCGGCAACAACGGCCACGACGAGCCCGACAACGGCACCTTCCTGCGGGGCGGCGTGCTCACGGCGTCGGACGGCGTCGCGCGCATCACGTCCGTGTACCCCGGCTGGTACCGCGGCCGGTGCGTCCACATCCACGTCAAGGTCCACACCGACGTCACGCTCACCGACGACGGCTCGTTCACCGGCGGCCAGGAACTCCACACCGGCCAGCTCTTCTTCGACGAGACGATCACGACCCGGGTCGCCGCGCTCGCCGTCTACGCCGCGAACACCGTCCCACGCACCACCCTCGCCCAGGACGGCATCTACGACGACGGAGGCGCCGCGTCCGGACTGCTGACCCTGACCGCACTGGGCAGTTCACCCTCCGCCGGCTATGCGGGGGCGCTGACCCTGGGGGTGGAGAGCTGA
- a CDS encoding class I SAM-dependent methyltransferase, whose amino-acid sequence MSTIHWTETNTPRSAHWHSENATAPPRRVIGADDRMKADTAYRLACEGTALLWRGDFHNARQLLQAMGRRIDRKPPGRGDSPAEEFHLHRRTRNHRARVLGRLLVLLEDDYRLNLRRAPDVRQACTEAYGPPFRPMAVSLTELLGVTGSHQWRTKGVEVPALDARLHPHYGVFSPVRGEYVDLVAHAPLPAPADRRTGRRTAFDLGTGTGVLAAVLARRGIERTVATDISPRALACARDNVRRLHLTGRIGIVGPRLFPDGRADLVVCNPPWIPARPTSAVEQGVYDSGGSMLRSFLDGLTAHLEPGGEGWLILSDLAEHLGLRTRGELLAGIEAAGLRVVDRIDTGPRHPRARDTTDPLHAARAAEVTSLWRLSPAND is encoded by the coding sequence GTGTCCACCATCCACTGGACCGAGACGAACACCCCCCGTTCCGCCCACTGGCATTCCGAGAACGCGACAGCGCCGCCCCGTCGGGTCATCGGCGCGGACGACCGTATGAAAGCCGACACCGCCTACCGACTGGCCTGCGAAGGCACCGCCCTGCTGTGGCGCGGCGACTTCCACAACGCACGTCAACTCCTGCAGGCGATGGGCCGCCGCATCGACCGGAAGCCTCCTGGGCGAGGCGACAGCCCGGCGGAGGAATTCCACCTGCATCGCCGGACCCGCAACCACCGGGCCCGCGTGCTGGGCAGGCTGCTCGTTCTGCTGGAGGACGACTACCGCCTGAACCTGCGCAGAGCGCCCGATGTGCGCCAGGCATGCACCGAGGCGTACGGTCCGCCGTTCCGGCCGATGGCTGTCTCGCTGACAGAACTGCTCGGCGTGACCGGATCGCATCAGTGGCGCACGAAGGGCGTGGAGGTACCGGCCCTCGACGCTCGCCTTCACCCGCACTACGGAGTGTTCTCCCCCGTCAGGGGCGAATACGTCGACCTCGTCGCCCATGCACCACTCCCTGCGCCCGCGGACCGTCGCACAGGTCGCCGCACGGCGTTCGACCTCGGAACGGGAACGGGAGTGCTCGCAGCCGTCCTGGCCCGCCGGGGGATCGAGCGCACCGTGGCCACCGACATCAGCCCGCGTGCCCTGGCCTGCGCACGCGACAACGTCCGTCGGCTGCACCTCACCGGGCGTATCGGCATCGTGGGCCCCCGCCTCTTCCCGGACGGGCGCGCGGACCTCGTCGTCTGCAACCCGCCCTGGATCCCGGCCCGGCCCACCTCTGCCGTGGAGCAAGGCGTCTACGACTCGGGCGGCAGCATGCTCCGCAGCTTCCTGGACGGACTCACCGCCCATCTCGAACCGGGAGGTGAGGGATGGCTCATCCTGTCGGATCTGGCCGAGCATCTCGGACTCAGGACGCGCGGCGAACTGCTGGCCGGCATCGAAGCAGCGGGCCTGCGTGTGGTGGACAGAATCGACACCGGGCCGCGGCACCCACGGGCGAGGGACACCACTGATCCCCTCCACGCCGCCCGCGCCGCGGAAGTCACGTCACTCTGGCGTCTCTCGCCGGCAAATGACTGA
- the arfA gene encoding arabinosylfuranosidase ArfA translates to MQTARFTLDPAFTIAQVNPRLFGSFVEHLGRCVYTGIFEPDHPTADETGIRQDVLDLVRELGVTTIRYPGGNFVSGYKWEDSVGPAEDRPRRLDLAWHSTESNRFGLSEYIDFLRKIGPQSEPMMAINLGTRGVAEALELQEYANHPAGTALSGLRVSHGDKDPFGIRLWCLGNEMDGPWQTGHKTAEEYGRTAAETARAMRQIDPKVELVACGSSSQGMATFAEWEATVLQETYDLVDYVSLHAYYWPEDGDVDSFLASAVDMESFIENVVATCDHVGARLKSKKKINLSFDEWNVWYIPDWHEHADGIGERNWPEAPRLLEDNYSVMDAVVFGSLLIALLRHADRVTVACLAQLVNVIAPIMTEPGGPAWRQTTFFPFAQAAKYGRGQVLDVRVDSPTFETKKYGEADLLHATAVRAEDGTVTVFAVNRSRTEPLPLEVALNGLDLTTVVEHSALADTDPDARNTLDEPERVTPHAVEGAALKDGGLTAVLEPLSWNVIRLS, encoded by the coding sequence ATGCAAACCGCCCGCTTCACCCTCGACCCCGCCTTCACCATCGCCCAGGTCAACCCCCGTCTCTTCGGATCCTTCGTCGAACACCTCGGCCGCTGCGTCTACACCGGCATCTTCGAACCGGACCACCCGACCGCCGACGAGACCGGCATCCGCCAGGACGTCCTGGACCTCGTCCGTGAACTGGGCGTCACCACCATCCGCTACCCCGGCGGCAACTTCGTCTCCGGCTACAAGTGGGAGGACTCGGTCGGCCCCGCCGAGGACCGTCCCCGCCGCCTCGACCTCGCCTGGCACTCCACGGAGTCCAACCGTTTCGGCCTGTCCGAGTACATCGACTTCCTCCGCAAGATCGGCCCCCAGTCCGAGCCGATGATGGCCATCAACCTCGGCACCCGCGGCGTCGCCGAGGCCCTCGAGCTCCAGGAGTACGCCAACCACCCGGCCGGCACGGCACTCTCCGGCCTCCGCGTCTCCCACGGCGACAAGGACCCCTTCGGCATCCGGCTGTGGTGCCTGGGCAACGAGATGGACGGCCCCTGGCAGACCGGCCACAAGACGGCCGAGGAGTACGGCAGGACCGCCGCGGAGACGGCCCGCGCGATGCGCCAGATCGACCCGAAGGTCGAACTCGTGGCGTGCGGTTCCTCCAGCCAGGGCATGGCCACGTTCGCCGAGTGGGAGGCGACGGTCCTTCAGGAGACGTACGACCTCGTCGACTACGTCTCGCTGCACGCCTACTACTGGCCCGAGGACGGCGACGTCGACTCCTTCCTCGCCTCCGCCGTCGACATGGAGTCCTTCATCGAGAACGTGGTCGCGACGTGCGACCACGTGGGCGCCCGCCTCAAGTCGAAGAAGAAGATCAACCTTTCCTTCGACGAGTGGAACGTCTGGTACATCCCCGACTGGCACGAGCACGCGGACGGCATCGGGGAGCGGAACTGGCCCGAGGCCCCGAGGCTGCTGGAGGACAACTACAGCGTCATGGACGCGGTCGTCTTCGGCTCGCTCCTCATCGCGCTGCTGCGGCACGCCGACCGCGTCACCGTCGCCTGCCTCGCCCAGCTGGTCAACGTCATCGCGCCGATCATGACCGAGCCGGGCGGCCCGGCGTGGCGGCAGACGACGTTCTTCCCGTTCGCGCAGGCCGCCAAGTACGGCCGCGGCCAGGTGCTGGACGTCCGGGTGGACTCCCCGACGTTCGAGACGAAGAAGTACGGCGAGGCCGACCTGCTGCACGCCACCGCCGTGCGCGCCGAGGACGGCACGGTCACCGTCTTCGCGGTCAACCGCAGCCGCACCGAGCCGCTGCCTTTGGAGGTCGCGCTGAACGGCCTCGACCTGACGACGGTCGTCGAGCACAGCGCCCTCGCGGACACCGACCCGGACGCCCGCAACACCCTCGACGAGCCGGAGCGGGTCACTCCGCACGCCGTCGAGGGAGCGGCACTCAAGGACGGCGGCCTCACCGCCGTACTGGAACCGCTGTCCTGGAACGTGATCCGCCTGAGCTGA
- a CDS encoding phosphotransferase: MTEFVTPQHVARRTSAAVDAAVGAGRDLGLTVTDATLLHDVFSVVVHLAPSPVVARIPTVLPHCEGLDSLARRQQAELDVTRWLADQGTPVIPPSPFVPREPVQRDGFSMTFWQFVEEDRDKEPDYVANSESVADLHAAMRSYPGRLSFLSAADPRFIAESLGLLERLPGLIGASELDRARREWQILEPLVRSRTAFEEAFPGVDLQPIHGDSPPANIFSGADGDLYADFELVTLGPVEWDLAALGPVHEAAYNRGARRNGTRPLNEDVLSFVNAVGMLRIIASLTLVPQLPELVEYLKPAVDQWQTTPFGGGMLG, from the coding sequence ATGACCGAATTCGTGACACCGCAACACGTCGCTCGCCGCACCTCCGCCGCAGTTGACGCGGCTGTCGGAGCGGGGCGCGACCTCGGACTGACGGTGACTGATGCCACGCTGCTCCATGACGTCTTCTCCGTCGTGGTCCACCTGGCGCCCTCACCGGTCGTGGCCCGGATCCCCACCGTCCTGCCGCACTGCGAAGGCCTCGATTCCCTCGCGCGCCGCCAGCAGGCGGAACTCGACGTGACACGATGGCTCGCCGACCAGGGAACCCCCGTGATCCCTCCCAGCCCTTTCGTGCCACGGGAACCTGTTCAGCGCGACGGATTCTCGATGACGTTCTGGCAGTTCGTCGAGGAGGACCGGGACAAGGAACCCGACTACGTGGCGAACTCCGAAAGCGTTGCCGACCTGCACGCCGCGATGCGCTCATACCCGGGTCGTCTGTCGTTTCTGTCCGCGGCCGACCCGCGGTTCATCGCGGAAAGCCTTGGGCTGCTCGAAAGGCTCCCCGGCCTCATCGGCGCGAGCGAGTTGGACCGCGCACGCCGGGAGTGGCAGATCCTGGAACCCCTCGTGCGCTCACGCACGGCGTTCGAAGAAGCGTTCCCGGGGGTCGACCTCCAGCCCATCCACGGCGACTCCCCGCCCGCGAACATCTTCTCCGGGGCGGACGGGGACCTCTACGCCGACTTCGAGCTGGTCACCTTGGGCCCCGTCGAGTGGGACCTGGCCGCTCTCGGGCCCGTCCACGAAGCCGCCTACAACCGCGGCGCGCGGCGCAACGGCACGAGGCCGCTGAACGAGGACGTCCTGAGCTTCGTGAACGCCGTCGGGATGCTGCGGATCATCGCCTCCCTCACGCTCGTGCCACAGCTGCCCGAGTTGGTGGAGTACCTCAAGCCGGCTGTCGACCAGTGGCAGACGACGCCGTTCGGCGGGGGCATGCTCGGCTGA
- a CDS encoding DUF4360 domain-containing protein: protein MARGLLRLLLSGGALAALLTATLPAQAAPAFEDPPPDKIVIKVATVNGSGCPQGTTAVAVSEDNTAFTVTYSDYLAQVGGNSDPTAFRKNCQLSLVVHVPGGFTYAIASADYRGFAALQPGANAMQRASYYFQGSPNTQFRSHPFSGPLNDNWQATDETDWAQLIWAPCGKQRNFNINTELRVNAGSSSPSKVSFMTMDSTDGDISTVYHLAWKECPGK, encoded by the coding sequence ATGGCACGTGGACTCCTGCGACTCCTGCTGAGCGGCGGCGCGCTGGCCGCTCTGCTCACCGCGACGTTGCCCGCTCAGGCCGCGCCGGCGTTCGAAGACCCGCCGCCGGACAAGATCGTCATCAAGGTCGCCACGGTGAACGGCTCCGGCTGCCCCCAGGGCACCACCGCCGTCGCCGTCTCCGAGGACAACACCGCGTTCACGGTGACCTACAGCGATTACCTCGCCCAGGTCGGCGGCAACTCCGATCCCACGGCGTTCCGCAAGAACTGCCAGCTCAGCCTGGTCGTGCACGTCCCCGGTGGCTTCACCTACGCCATCGCCAGCGCCGACTACCGCGGCTTCGCCGCCCTCCAGCCCGGCGCCAACGCCATGCAGAGAGCCTCGTACTACTTCCAGGGCTCACCGAACACGCAGTTCCGCAGCCACCCCTTCAGCGGCCCCCTCAACGACAACTGGCAGGCCACCGACGAGACAGACTGGGCCCAGCTGATCTGGGCGCCCTGTGGAAAGCAGCGCAACTTCAACATCAACACCGAGCTGCGCGTGAACGCCGGCTCGTCGTCTCCGAGCAAGGTCAGCTTCATGACCATGGACTCGACCGACGGTGACATCAGCACGGTGTACCACCTGGCGTGGAAGGAGTGCCCCGGCAAGTAG
- a CDS encoding carbohydrate ABC transporter permease — protein sequence MTTPTTPVPRRPRSTWTPGQIALTLVAAALSAIWVAPLLWALSTSLKTPTESVAAPHWIPDDFTLESWRGVLDAGNIPNWFVNSVVVSVCVTFIVLLVSSLAGYGFARTEFRGKSALMAVTMAGLMFSPAVLGVPLFTTVQSLGMVDTYWGMILPQCAPAAMVYILYKFFQSLPRELEEAAFIDGAGRWRIFFTIVLPLSKPSLSAVGIFTFIASWNNFIWPYMVTNNPDLMTMPNGIATVQNAFGIVWPQLMAGGIIAGLPLIAAFVLFQSQIVRGVAHTGLAGQ from the coding sequence ATGACGACCCCGACGACGCCCGTGCCGCGCAGGCCCCGCAGTACCTGGACCCCCGGCCAGATCGCGCTCACCCTGGTCGCCGCGGCCCTCTCGGCGATCTGGGTGGCCCCCCTGCTCTGGGCCCTGTCCACCTCCCTGAAGACCCCGACCGAATCGGTGGCCGCCCCGCACTGGATCCCCGACGACTTCACGCTGGAGTCGTGGAGGGGGGTCCTGGACGCCGGCAACATCCCCAACTGGTTCGTGAACTCGGTCGTGGTGTCCGTCTGCGTCACCTTCATCGTGCTGCTGGTGTCGTCGCTCGCCGGATACGGCTTCGCCCGTACGGAGTTCCGCGGCAAGTCGGCCCTGATGGCGGTCACGATGGCGGGCCTGATGTTCTCCCCGGCCGTCCTCGGCGTCCCGCTGTTCACCACCGTGCAGTCGCTCGGCATGGTGGACACCTACTGGGGCATGATCCTGCCGCAGTGCGCGCCCGCGGCGATGGTCTACATCCTCTACAAGTTCTTCCAGTCGCTGCCCCGCGAACTGGAGGAGGCGGCCTTCATCGACGGCGCGGGCCGCTGGCGGATCTTCTTCACGATCGTCCTGCCCCTGTCGAAGCCGTCCCTCTCGGCGGTGGGGATCTTCACCTTCATCGCCTCCTGGAACAACTTCATCTGGCCGTACATGGTGACCAACAACCCCGACCTGATGACCATGCCGAACGGCATCGCCACCGTCCAGAACGCCTTCGGCATCGTCTGGCCCCAACTCATGGCCGGCGGCATCATCGCGGGCCTCCCCCTGATAGCCGCCTTCGTCCTGTTCCAGAGCCAGATCGTAAGAGGCGTCGCCCATACGGGCCTGGCCGGCCAGTAG
- a CDS encoding toxin-antitoxin system, toxin component family protein, which yields MDIAGARTRAARVAAVLRLRRSRSGSGMRELASELSAALRAGPHPPADVRELCHALCAEMSARRGGRPVELRFERFPDEIEVTGLWVEFQDFDLVIVEERAEAMQQLVILGHELWHMHAGHGHHHTDGTAAAHALAGTPGWKGIALAVAARNGSRERDEAEADDFGHRLAAVFRPLLSGRGGDVALGPVQRSMGYRGSGSGRTAR from the coding sequence ATGGACATCGCGGGCGCGCGCACGAGGGCGGCCCGGGTCGCTGCGGTGCTGCGGCTGCGGCGCTCCCGTTCCGGTTCCGGGATGCGTGAGCTGGCCTCCGAGCTGAGCGCCGCCCTGCGGGCCGGACCCCACCCCCCGGCCGACGTACGCGAGTTGTGCCATGCGCTGTGCGCGGAGATGAGCGCGCGGCGCGGCGGACGGCCCGTCGAGCTGCGGTTCGAGCGGTTTCCCGACGAGATCGAGGTGACCGGGCTGTGGGTGGAGTTCCAGGACTTCGACCTGGTCATCGTCGAGGAGCGGGCCGAGGCGATGCAGCAACTGGTCATCCTGGGCCATGAGTTGTGGCACATGCACGCCGGCCACGGCCACCACCACACCGACGGCACGGCGGCCGCACACGCGCTCGCCGGCACCCCCGGCTGGAAGGGCATCGCCCTCGCGGTCGCCGCCCGCAACGGCTCCCGGGAACGGGACGAGGCCGAGGCGGACGACTTCGGGCACCGGCTGGCGGCTGTCTTCCGGCCGCTGTTGTCGGGGCGGGGAGGGGACGTGGCGCTGGGGCCGGTGCAGCGGTCGATGGGCTACCGCGGGAGCGGGAGCGGGAGGACGGCGCGGTGA
- a CDS encoding carbohydrate ABC transporter permease gives MSSTTTTVAQGVLRPRATTAADSARLRWGNRFQHGGWFVAPFFVLYGLFVILPVVRGLYLSFTDANISGDHTSFVGLDNYREALKDDLVWDSLTHSVQFTLYVVPAIVVVALLMALVAHHTVHFKWLWRLCFFAPFLLPSAVIGNLWWWLFQPTNGMVNHVLGLDAPWLTQKSTALLAVVVATLWWTVGFSFLLYLAALQNIPQHLYEAAELDGANAFQRLLHITVPNLRNITGLVIALQVLASLQVFDQAVVMYQFGPGPEESTRTFVQYTLEQGFTSYRVGYASAISFILFLIIAVVALGRMWLLRNREEGAR, from the coding sequence ATGAGCAGTACGACCACCACGGTCGCCCAGGGGGTGCTGCGCCCCCGCGCGACCACCGCCGCCGACTCCGCCCGACTGCGCTGGGGCAACCGTTTCCAGCACGGCGGCTGGTTCGTCGCCCCGTTCTTCGTCCTGTACGGCCTCTTCGTCATCCTGCCGGTCGTCCGCGGTCTCTACCTCAGCTTCACCGACGCCAACATCTCCGGCGACCACACGAGCTTCGTCGGCCTCGACAACTACCGCGAGGCGCTCAAGGACGACCTGGTCTGGGACTCCCTCACGCACAGCGTGCAGTTCACCCTGTACGTCGTCCCGGCCATCGTCGTCGTCGCGCTGCTGATGGCCCTCGTCGCCCACCACACCGTGCACTTCAAGTGGCTGTGGCGGCTTTGCTTCTTCGCCCCCTTCCTGCTGCCGTCCGCGGTCATCGGCAACCTGTGGTGGTGGCTCTTCCAGCCCACCAACGGCATGGTCAACCACGTCCTCGGCCTGGACGCCCCCTGGCTCACCCAGAAGTCCACGGCCCTGCTCGCCGTCGTCGTCGCCACCCTGTGGTGGACGGTCGGCTTCAGCTTCCTGCTCTACCTGGCCGCCCTCCAGAACATCCCCCAACACCTATACGAGGCGGCCGAACTGGACGGAGCCAACGCCTTCCAGCGCCTGCTCCACATCACCGTGCCGAACCTGCGCAACATCACCGGCCTGGTGATCGCGCTCCAGGTCCTCGCCTCGCTCCAGGTCTTCGACCAGGCCGTGGTCATGTACCAGTTCGGGCCCGGCCCCGAGGAATCGACCCGCACCTTCGTCCAGTACACCCTCGAACAGGGCTTCACGAGCTACCGCGTGGGCTACGCCTCCGCGATCTCCTTCATCCTGTTCCTGATCATCGCGGTCGTCGCCCTCGGTCGGATGTGGCTGCTGCGCAACCGCGAGGAGGGCGCCCGATGA
- a CDS encoding peptidase inhibitor family I36 protein, producing the protein MSIRKRRLSLGLAALAGSVVMLAIPTSAQAAGDPATWPCDPSEFCIYHDGQGGGAHYSLSDGASNLGQLAGGLNDHVWSVKNISGSSWCLYRDADYENEIQVILDGQALDLASPVRDQVSSVEEC; encoded by the coding sequence ATGTCCATCCGTAAGCGTCGTCTCTCCCTCGGCCTGGCAGCCCTCGCCGGCAGCGTCGTCATGCTGGCGATTCCCACGTCCGCGCAGGCGGCCGGGGACCCGGCGACCTGGCCCTGCGACCCGTCGGAGTTCTGCATCTACCACGACGGGCAGGGCGGCGGCGCGCACTACTCGCTGTCGGACGGCGCGTCCAACCTGGGCCAGCTGGCGGGCGGTCTCAATGACCACGTGTGGTCGGTGAAGAACATCTCCGGCAGCTCGTGGTGCCTGTACCGGGACGCGGACTACGAGAACGAGATCCAGGTGATCCTGGACGGGCAGGCGCTCGACCTCGCGTCGCCCGTCCGGGACCAGGTCAGCTCCGTCGAGGAGTGCTGA
- a CDS encoding sulfite exporter TauE/SafE family protein, which translates to MRTLILLALAGLGAQLVDGSLGMAYGVTSTTLLLALGTNPAAASATVHLAEIGTTLMSGAAHWRFGNVDWKVVGRIGVPGAVGAFLGATVLSRLSTEVAKPVMSAILLGLGVYVLVRFTLRGLPEGRLGRPLGRRFLAPLGLVAGFLDATGGGGWGPVGTPALLASGRMEPRRVIGSIDTSEFLVAVAASLGFLFSLGSQGIDGMWVAAFLLGGLVAAPLAAWLVRLLPPRVLGSAVGGVIVVTNARTLLPSDVLYAALYALWAAAVAYSVRAHLKERNAAAAEPAEERQPVGT; encoded by the coding sequence ATGCGCACGCTGATCCTGCTCGCCCTCGCGGGCCTCGGGGCCCAGCTCGTGGACGGCAGCCTCGGCATGGCCTACGGGGTGACCTCGACCACGCTGCTCCTGGCCCTGGGCACCAATCCCGCCGCCGCCTCCGCGACCGTCCATCTCGCCGAGATCGGTACGACGCTGATGTCGGGGGCGGCGCACTGGCGCTTCGGGAACGTCGACTGGAAGGTGGTCGGGCGGATCGGCGTACCGGGCGCGGTGGGTGCGTTCCTCGGGGCGACGGTGCTGTCCCGGCTGTCGACGGAGGTCGCGAAGCCGGTGATGTCCGCGATCCTGCTGGGGCTGGGTGTGTACGTCCTGGTCCGGTTCACCTTGCGGGGGCTGCCGGAGGGCCGGCTGGGCAGGCCGCTCGGGCGCCGGTTCCTGGCCCCGCTGGGGCTGGTCGCCGGCTTCCTCGACGCCACCGGGGGAGGGGGCTGGGGCCCGGTCGGTACGCCCGCTCTCCTCGCCTCCGGCCGGATGGAGCCGCGCAGGGTCATCGGCTCCATCGACACCAGTGAGTTCCTCGTGGCGGTGGCCGCGAGCCTCGGTTTCCTGTTCTCGCTCGGCTCCCAGGGCATCGACGGCATGTGGGTCGCCGCGTTCCTGCTGGGCGGTCTGGTCGCCGCGCCCCTCGCCGCCTGGCTGGTGCGGCTGCTGCCGCCGAGGGTGCTGGGATCGGCGGTCGGCGGAGTGATCGTCGTGACCAACGCCCGCACCCTGCTGCCGAGTGACGTGCTCTACGCCGCCCTGTACGCGCTGTGGGCCGCCGCCGTGGCGTACTCGGTACGCGCCCACCTCAAGGAGCGGAACGCGGCCGCGGCCGAGCCCGCCGAGGAGCGTCAGCCGGTCGGCACCTGA